The following nucleotide sequence is from bacterium.
TACGAACAGTTCACCACATCTTCCGGTCTTGTCGACAATTATATCCAGAAAATCGCTGTGGGGAAAGACGGCACGGTATGGGCGGCAACATGGGGCGGTTTAGCCCGTTACAACGGTTCATCATGGGAAACGCTCCCCATAACCAACTATATCAACACGATGATAGTCGGGAATGACGGCTCTCTGTGGGTAGGTGTCTCGGGATCGGGCATATCGCGTTATTATAACGGGAAATGGACGACGTATACCACATTTCAGGGACTGGTAAGCAACGATGTCAGCATCCTCGCTCTCGGAAAAGACGGATCGCTCTGGGCGGGAACTTCATCCGGGCTGTGCCGTTTTAACGGCGAATCATGGATATCTTACTCAACGCCTATAGCCAATGACCTTCCCTATAAAGACCCGAAGTATTATGACGCCTTAAAGGACAGCCTTTACGACAATGGGATGGATTCCAGCAGGCCCTATTACATCGGGTCGATTCAGGACATCGCCATAGACGGGAACAGCATGGTCTGGTGCGCCACATCGTACGGGGTTTTCAGGTTCGACGGAACGGAATGGACGACTTACACGATGGATGATGGTTTGGCGGAAAACTACATCCTCAAGGTTATGCTCGGAAATGACGGATCGGTATGGGCTTCAACCTGGAACGGACTGTCGCGGTTCGACGGGCAGCGGTGGACAACATATAGTACGAAGGACGGTCTTGCCGACTACAACATCCAGAGAATGGTTATTGCGCCGGACGGTGCGGTATGGGCAGGAACCTGGGCCGGATTGTCACGGTTCGATGGCAACTCGTGGTTTACCTATACCATGTCCGACGGTCTGCCGGACAACAATATCACCACGCTGAGTATCGGAGACGACGGCGCCGTATATGCGGGAACGTCCAAAGGCATCTGCCGTTACGATGGCGCAGCATGGACAACCTACGCCATAAACGACGGCATCGGGAACAACCATGTCACCGCAATAGCGATGGGCAATGACGGCGTCATGTGGTTCGGCATATGGGGCGGTGTTTCACGGTTCGACGGGAAGAAATGGACAACATACACGACCGATGACGGCATTGCGGACAACAACATTACATCGATCGCCATCGGCAAGGATAATGTCGTGTGGGTCGGCACACTTCAGGGAATCTCGAAGTTCGACGGAACCACATGGACATCGTATACCGAAGCGGACGGTCTGGCGGATAACGATGTCTCCTCGGTTACCGTGAGCCCCGGCGGTGTTGTCTGGGTCGGAACGCTCGAAGGAGTTTCGATGTTCGATGGAACCACATGGACATCGTACACCGAAGCGGACGGTCTGGCGGATAACGATGTCAGCTCTGTGGCTGTCGGTTACGACGGCACTGTATGGGTAGGAACATTCGGCGGAATATCGCGTTTTGACGGCACATCGTGGACAACGTTCATGAGGGCCGACGGCCTCGCCGACAACGTGGTTCTTTCGGTCACCGTCGATGAAAAAGGGTCCGTATGGGCAGGAACATGGAGCGGCGTTTCGCAGTATGACGGCAAACGGTGGAGAACATATACGGCGTATTACGGGATAGAGGGCGATTACATCCAGTCCATAGTAATCGGCAGCAAGGGCGATGTATGGGTCGGAACAAAAGATAACGGCGTTGTCCGATATGACGGCGAGGAATGGAAATCGTACACAACTGAAAATGGCCTCGCGAGCAACAATATAGGGAAGATAGCCATCAGCCCCGATGGCACCGTATGGGTAGGATCGGAACAGGGCGGCGTATCCCGTCTCGCGGAGCAGCCGTGGACATCGGTCGATGAAACCGAAGCGCTCCCCACAGACATCATCCTGTGCGGAAACTTCCCGAATCCGTTCAATCCCGAAACCACTATCCAGTTCACCCTGCCCACTGAAGCAGCCGTAACAGTCGCCATATTCAATAT
It contains:
- a CDS encoding T9SS type A sorting domain-containing protein, which encodes MKHLTSYFVILILLAVAGSSSAQEMWTTYTNGNYITDAVVQGDNIWCGTDGGVVRWSISAKEYEQFTTSSGLVDNYIQKIAVGKDGTVWAATWGGLARYNGSSWETLPITNYINTMIVGNDGSLWVGVSGSGISRYYNGKWTTYTTFQGLVSNDVSILALGKDGSLWAGTSSGLCRFNGESWISYSTPIANDLPYKDPKYYDALKDSLYDNGMDSSRPYYIGSIQDIAIDGNSMVWCATSYGVFRFDGTEWTTYTMDDGLAENYILKVMLGNDGSVWASTWNGLSRFDGQRWTTYSTKDGLADYNIQRMVIAPDGAVWAGTWAGLSRFDGNSWFTYTMSDGLPDNNITTLSIGDDGAVYAGTSKGICRYDGAAWTTYAINDGIGNNHVTAIAMGNDGVMWFGIWGGVSRFDGKKWTTYTTDDGIADNNITSIAIGKDNVVWVGTLQGISKFDGTTWTSYTEADGLADNDVSSVTVSPGGVVWVGTLEGVSMFDGTTWTSYTEADGLADNDVSSVAVGYDGTVWVGTFGGISRFDGTSWTTFMRADGLADNVVLSVTVDEKGSVWAGTWSGVSQYDGKRWRTYTAYYGIEGDYIQSIVIGSKGDVWVGTKDNGVVRYDGEEWKSYTTENGLASNNIGKIAISPDGTVWVGSEQGGVSRLAEQPWTSVDETEALPTDIILCGNFPNPFNPETTIQFTLPTEAAVTVAIFNITGQKVRILVSEHAAAGLHTVRWDGTNEQGQQVSSGTYIASIKAGAVMKNHRMMLVR